A genomic region of Photobacterium swingsii contains the following coding sequences:
- a CDS encoding ECF-type sigma factor gives MKEKQYLLQAHNATELLAGWQSRDKEKTNDFFTTAYQDIYSIIQGLLDKNKPVETIFIQASATELTHEAIIKLNKWRKDETPFTHRKEFIDYVRRSVWHLLFSEHESQQNKQDIKKNYADIEQLRSTVHLPDLSLSHDLYLVLSKLRDRYPSQAEAFEYKHFSASTNKEIAQLQNVTERTVNNRLLFATNYLRKALS, from the coding sequence ATGAAAGAGAAGCAATACCTATTACAAGCACATAATGCAACTGAATTGCTCGCTGGCTGGCAATCTCGTGATAAAGAGAAAACCAACGACTTTTTCACTACTGCTTATCAAGATATTTATAGCATCATTCAAGGGTTACTCGACAAAAATAAACCCGTTGAAACTATTTTTATCCAAGCCAGTGCAACTGAGCTCACACATGAAGCTATTATTAAGCTAAACAAATGGCGAAAAGATGAAACGCCATTTACTCACCGCAAAGAATTTATTGATTATGTTCGACGCTCTGTATGGCATTTGCTCTTTAGTGAACATGAATCTCAACAGAACAAACAAGATATAAAAAAGAATTATGCTGATATAGAACAATTACGATCTACCGTGCATCTTCCAGATCTATCTTTAAGTCACGACTTGTACTTGGTCTTAAGTAAACTCAGAGATCGTTACCCCTCCCAAGCAGAGGCATTTGAATATAAGCACTTTTCCGCATCAACCAATAAAGAAATAGCCCAACTACAAAACGTAACTGAGCGAACAGTGAATAACCGTCTTTTATTTGCAACCAACTATCTTAGAAAAGCCTTGTCCTAG